The genomic region TAATAGATTCACCTTCTCTTTAGCAAGCAGATCCTATCCGCAGCGTTTCTTTCACTTTTGCGCATAAATCTCGTCCACAGGATGATTTATGCAACAAGGCCCATAAGAATTATAACTAGCCACCCAACGTCAAATGAGCTAAAAGAAAAATTTTTGAATTTACAAGTGGAACAACATCTAAACTTCGATAAAATCTGGGAAATCCACAAAAAAGCAATGACCCAAATTAAATAGAGGCTGCCCGAATGAAAACATATGGATTTCTAGAAAAAAATAATCCTCTAGCATAGAAATTATCCAACATAAATTCAAGTATTTATTACCCACCCTTTATCTAATAAAAATTATCTTACGGGTTTCTAAATGACAAGGCCTTTGGCAGATAAGCCTTAGGGAGAATAATTAAAGCCTACGCTAAGCTAAAGTTAATCAATCTAGTAGCTTAAAAGAGTGTTAAAACGTTATAAATAGTAAATGTTCATCATCATCTAATAAGGTCATCCATGAGAGTGTTTAAATTACTTCTGGCTTTTACTTTTTTTGCTTCTACCCTCTGCGCAAAATTGCCTGACATTACCCCCCAAGACGTCACAAGCAAGCTTAACGAGATTATGAAAGCCCACGCTAGCTATAAAACACTTAACTCGGTTGCTGTTGAAAGAGCACTTCAAAATTACTTAGAGGAATTAGACCCAACGAAAACCTACTTTATTGAGTCTGATATCCAAGAATGGATACATCCCAATCAAGAATTGCTCGGTCAATTGTTAGAAGACTACCGTAAAAGTGACTTTAAAACTTTTAAAGCTATCCATGATAAGATGACCACCACGATCCAACGTAGGCATGAGCTTGAAAAACAAGTAGATATGCAAAACTTGCCTAGCCATGTTAAAATAGAGGATTTTAAAGATCTGAAATGGGCACACGATAACCAAGAGCTTCTCAACAGACTAGCCTCTTTAAAAGCACTGCAGATGGAATCTGTATCTAAGTTAAGTGATGAATTAAAAGAAAAATCCCAACAAAGAATCGCCAAACGACAAGCAAAATTTGAAGAAGAGATTCTTACTAACGATGCAGAACAGAAAGAGCGCTACATCCTAACAAATGTCTTAAAGGCAACTGCTTCAGCTCTAGATAGCCATACAGCCTACTTCACGCCGGATGAGGCCGCCCAATTTATGATTAGCGTTCAGCAAAGACTATTTGGGATTGGAGCACAACTGCGCGATGACATTAATGGCTTTACAATTGTAAAAATTGTAGAAGGCGGCCCTGCCTCACATAATAAAGAACTAAAAGTTAAGGATCGCATTATTGCAGTTAATGGAGAACCTGTTGTGGGCATGGATATTGTCGATGCGGTTGATCTAATACGCGGTGAGGAAAATACGCCCGTCACCCTCACAGTCATTAGAGAAGTAGCGGAAAATCAAGAAGACAAACTAGACATTACCCTTATTCGAGGTGAGGTTGTCTTAAAAGAAACGCGCTATGAGTCTTCCATCGAGCCTTTCGGCGATGGAGTGATTGCTTATTTAAAGCTTCATTCTTTTTACCAAGACCCCGAACACTCTTCCGCGGAAGATCTTCAGAAAGAAATTAAAAAATTAAAAGATCAATACAATATCAAAGGGATAATTCTCGATCTCAGAAGTAATTCAGGTGGAATGTTATCTCAAGCCGTTAATGTCACAGGGCTCTTTATTTCAAAAGGCATTGTCGTTTCTATCAAGGATGATGCTGGCCATATTCAGCATCTTAGAAATCTAGATTCTAAAGTAACTTGGGATGGCCCACTGATTATTCTTGTTAATCGAGCTTCTGCTTCCGCATCAGAAATTGTCGCCCAGACACTTCAAGATTACGGGAGAGCAATAGTGGTGGGTGACGATCATACCTATGGAAAAGGTTCCTTTCAGACGTTTACCTTAAATGGCATTAAAAATGCCCCTGTTAACCCAAAGGGAGAGTATAAGGTCACAAGAGGCCGTTATTACACAGTGTCAGGAAAAACACCACAGCTAACAGGTGTGAGCTCAAGCATTATTATTCCCGGTCCTTTGTCAGAATCGGAAATTGGAGAAAAATTTGGGAAATATCCTCTAGAAAATGATTTTATAAAAGAAAATTTTGATGACGATCTCTCCGACATTCCCTACCTTCAAAGAGAACGTATTCGTTTACTTTACAAGTTCGATTTACAGAAAAAACTTAAAACGTATTTACCTTATATAGAGATTTTAAAGAAAAATTCTACCTACCGCATTACAATGGATCAGAACTATCAAAATTTTCTTAAAGAGGTGAAGAAGAATAAGGACATTGAATCCGATAGCACTGAGGAGTTTGGGCAAAATGATCTTCAACTTCAAGAAACGATGAACGTGATGAGAGATCTTATCTTCCTGTTGCATCATTAACTGTTATTTTTCTCCTATTTCAGCTAAACTAGCCAAGTTTAAAGGACACAAATAAAGTTAACGGGTGAAAAATGACAGTACGCGTACGAATAGCACCTTCTCCAACAGGGGACCCTCATGTTGGCACTGCCTATATGGCACTTTTTAACATGATTTTTGCTCGGCACCATAAAGGGAAATTCATTTTAAGAATTGAAGACACAGATCGCTCTAGAAGCCGTGATGAATACGAGGAAAACATTTACAAGGCCCTTTCTTGGTGCGGAATTACTTGGGATGAGGGGCCAGATATAGGAGGTCCTTTTGGACCATACAGGCAATCTGAGCGCTTTGATCTTTATAAAAAGCATGCTTTTGAACTATTGGAAAAAGGCAAAGCATACAAATGCTTTTGTAGTGCTCAAGACCTTGAAGAAATGCGCCTTGTGGCTGCTAAACAAGGTGGAAGACAAGGATATGACCGTCGCTGTCGTAATTTAAGCCCACAGGAAATAGCCGAAAAGGAAGCAGCTGGTCTACCTTACGTTATTCGACTTAAAGCCCCTCTAACAGGCGAATGCGTTTATGAAGACGCAATTAAAGGCCGCATCACCGCACCTTGGGCAGATGTGGATGATCAAATTTTATTAAAATCTGATGGCTTTCCAACCTATCACCTTGCCAATATTGTCGATGACCACTTAATGGAAATTACCCACGTCATCCGGGGTGATGAGTGGATGAGCTCCACTCCTAAACACGTTTTACTTTACCAATCCTTTGGCTGGAAAGCTCCTACATTCATGCATATGCCGCTTCTTCTCGGAACTGACGGGAAAAAACTTTCTAAGAGAAAAAATCCAACTTCCATTTTTTACTATAGAGATAGCGGGTACTTATCCGAAGCATTCCTTAACTTTCTCACCCTAATGGGCTATAGTATGCCAGGTGATAGAGAAATATATCCTTTAGAACAAATCATTGCTGAATTTGATGTTAAACGCATTGGAGTATCGGGAGCAGTTTTTGATGTTCAAAAGCTTGATTGGATCAATCAACAGTACCTTATAAAAAATATTCCCGAAAACCAACTATGGGAACGCTTGAAACAATGGGCATTTAATGATTCTTTTATGCAACAACTCATGCCCCTTATCCATTCAAGAATCAAAACTTTTGGTGATTTTATGGATCTTTGCCAATTTCTCTTTGTCAACCATCTTCACTACACCAAAGAGCTTTTTCAAACGAAAGAAACAACCTTCGAGCAATCTGCAATGATTCTTCAATCTTTGATCTGGCATATGGATGAAAATGAAAATTGGCAAAGTCAAGGCCTGAACAAGGCGTCAAGAGAAGTAGCAGAAATATTTGGAGTCAACCATAAAAAGACTGTCATGTTACTTTTATTTGCATCACTGACAGGTAAATTACAAGGCCCTCCTCTTTTTGATTCAGTTGATCTTCTAGGTAAGGATAGAACAAGAGCAAGGCTTCTAAAAAGCATCGAATTCTTAGGTGGTATCTCCAATAAGAAGCTAGATCTAATGAAAAAAAGTTGGTCTAAGCGTGACTGTAAAAACCTTATTCAATCGGAACCTGTAAAAACTCCTATATAGCAGTAACAAAATCCTCTATGATTGAAAAACCACTAATAGAGGTTTTATTTACTCCACCGGTTGGCTTATAAAATACCGCTAAACTTGGATAATTAACCATTTAATATCTGTGGTTTTGTTGCATGGATAATATTTTTCAATATATTTGCGAAAATGCCCATCATGCAGGCATGATCATGTTTGTGCTACTGCTATTAGCTGGCTTAAACGTTCCCATAAGTGAAGATATTGTGCTTCTTACAGGTGGAGCTATAGTTTCTACTTGCGCTCCTAGTCAATACTTATCTATCTACTTATGGGTTTTTTTAGGATGCTGGATTTCTGCTTGGGAAGCTTTCTGGATTGGCCGTTTGCTTGGCCCAAAACTCTACCATATTAGTTGGTTCAATTGGGCAATTACAGAACAACGCATTTCCAAACTTAGCTATTACTATGAAAAATTTGGCTTTTTTACATTTATTATTGGACGTTTTATTCCCGGAGGCATTCGCAATGCATTGTTTATGACATCGGGAATGAGTAAAATGCCATTTTTGGTTTTTATCGCTCGAGACGGCATTGCTGCTCTTATTTCAACAAGTATTATATTTTATATTGGGTATGTGTTTAGCCAAAATTATGATTTGATTATACTTCATTTTACTGCCTTCAGTAAAATTTTCCTCTCTTGTTTACTAATAATGGCTTTTTTGATTACTTTGGGCATCCTGATCAAAAAAGGACTTAATCGTTCTAATAACATTTA from Chlamydiales bacterium STE3 harbors:
- a CDS encoding hypothetical protein (Product derived from UniProtKB/Swiss-Prot:O51266;Inner membrane protein BB_0250) gives rise to the protein MWFCCMDNIFQYICENAHHAGMIMFVLLLLAGLNVPISEDIVLLTGGAIVSTCAPSQYLSIYLWVFLGCWISAWEAFWIGRLLGPKLYHISWFNWAITEQRISKLSYYYEKFGFFTFIIGRFIPGGIRNALFMTSGMSKMPFLVFIARDGIAALISTSIIFYIGYVFSQNYDLIILHFTAFSKIFLSCLLIMAFLITLGILIKKGLNRSNNI
- a CDS encoding Tail-specific protease, whose translation is MRVFKLLLAFTFFASTLCAKLPDITPQDVTSKLNEIMKAHASYKTLNSVAVERALQNYLEELDPTKTYFIESDIQEWIHPNQELLGQLLEDYRKSDFKTFKAIHDKMTTTIQRRHELEKQVDMQNLPSHVKIEDFKDLKWAHDNQELLNRLASLKALQMESVSKLSDELKEKSQQRIAKRQAKFEEEILTNDAEQKERYILTNVLKATASALDSHTAYFTPDEAAQFMISVQQRLFGIGAQLRDDINGFTIVKIVEGGPASHNKELKVKDRIIAVNGEPVVGMDIVDAVDLIRGEENTPVTLTVIREVAENQEDKLDITLIRGEVVLKETRYESSIEPFGDGVIAYLKLHSFYQDPEHSSAEDLQKEIKKLKDQYNIKGIILDLRSNSGGMLSQAVNVTGLFISKGIVVSIKDDAGHIQHLRNLDSKVTWDGPLIILVNRASASASEIVAQTLQDYGRAIVVGDDHTYGKGSFQTFTLNGIKNAPVNPKGEYKVTRGRYYTVSGKTPQLTGVSSSIIIPGPLSESEIGEKFGKYPLENDFIKENFDDDLSDIPYLQRERIRLLYKFDLQKKLKTYLPYIEILKKNSTYRITMDQNYQNFLKEVKKNKDIESDSTEEFGQNDLQLQETMNVMRDLIFLLHH
- a CDS encoding Glutamate--tRNA ligase (Product derived from UniProtKB/Swiss-Prot:Q6MEN1;Gene name derived from UniProtKB/Swiss-Prot:Q6MEN1;EC number derived from UniProtKB/Swiss-Prot:Q6MEN1), with protein sequence MTVRVRIAPSPTGDPHVGTAYMALFNMIFARHHKGKFILRIEDTDRSRSRDEYEENIYKALSWCGITWDEGPDIGGPFGPYRQSERFDLYKKHAFELLEKGKAYKCFCSAQDLEEMRLVAAKQGGRQGYDRRCRNLSPQEIAEKEAAGLPYVIRLKAPLTGECVYEDAIKGRITAPWADVDDQILLKSDGFPTYHLANIVDDHLMEITHVIRGDEWMSSTPKHVLLYQSFGWKAPTFMHMPLLLGTDGKKLSKRKNPTSIFYYRDSGYLSEAFLNFLTLMGYSMPGDREIYPLEQIIAEFDVKRIGVSGAVFDVQKLDWINQQYLIKNIPENQLWERLKQWAFNDSFMQQLMPLIHSRIKTFGDFMDLCQFLFVNHLHYTKELFQTKETTFEQSAMILQSLIWHMDENENWQSQGLNKASREVAEIFGVNHKKTVMLLLFASLTGKLQGPPLFDSVDLLGKDRTRARLLKSIEFLGGISNKKLDLMKKSWSKRDCKNLIQSEPVKTPI